The Calothrix sp. PCC 7507 DNA segment TCATATTCTTTAACAGCGAGATGTTAGAACGCAGATATTCAGCAATTGTTTCTGGACTCAGTTTAATTGTGCAACCTGCACAGGAACGTTCTGCTGATGCATCTGTTAATTCAAAGGCTTGTTCAACTTTTAAATCGGGTAAGCCTTCCAGTTCTAAAATCCGTCCAGAGAAGATATTTTTCTTGTTCTCTTTGGCTACTGTAAGCAATCCTTTTTGCATTGCTACGTAGGGAATGGCGTTAACAATATCTCTGAGGGTAATACCTGGTTGTAATTCTCCTTTGAATCTTACTAAAACTGACTCTGGCATATCCAAAGGCATAACACCCAAAGCTGCGGCAAAGGCTACTAACCCGGAACCTGCGGGGAAGGAAATACCGAGAGGGAAGCGGGTGTGAGAGTCGCCGCCAGTTCCTACGGTATCTGGTAGTAACATCCGGTTTAGCCAAGAGTGGATGATACCATCACCGGGACGTAGGGCCACGCCGCCACGTTGGGCGAAGAAGTCTGGTAAGTCGTGGTGGGTTTTGATATCGACTGGTTTGGGATAAGCAGCAGTGTGACAGAAACTCTGCATTACTAAATCAGCACTGAAACCGAGACAGGCGAGTTCTTTTAACTCGTCGCGGGTCATGGGGCCTGTGGTATCTTGGGAACCGACGGTAGTCATGATGGGTTCGCAAGATGTACCGGGACGAACACCAGGTAATCCGCAAGCTTTCCCTACCATTTTCTGTGCTAAGGTGTAACCTTTACCTGTATCTTCAGGTGCTTGGGGACGGATAAACAGAGTGCTGGGTTCTAAACCGAGTGCAAGGCGAGTTTTATCGGTGAGGGTACGCCCAATAAGCAGGGGAATGCGTCCACCTGCACGAACTTCATCGAGGATGGTATCGGGTTTCAGGGTGAAGGTGGTAATAACTTCGCCAGATGGGTTGGTGATTTCACCTTTGTAGGGATGGATGGTAATCACGTCGCCAGTTTCTAGCTGGGTGACATCACACTGAATCGGCAAAGCACCGGCATCTTCAGCTGTGTTGAAGAAAATTGGTGCGATCGCACTACCTAAAATATACCCCCCAGCGCGTTTGTTGGGAACAAAGGGAATATCATTTCCCATATGCCACAACACTGAGTTGATGGCAGATTTGCGGGAGGAACCAGTACCAACTACATCCCCAACGTAAGCAACGGGATGGCCTTTCTTCTTTAACTCAGTAATGGTTTCTATGCTTCCTGGTTGCCTTGACTCTAGCATTGCTAAAGCATGTAAGGGAATATCTGGGCGGGTTGTGGCTTGTTGCGCTGGGGATAAGTCGTCGGTGTTGGTTTCCCCTGTGACTTTAAACACAGTCACAGTAATCGCTTTTGGTACTGTGGGACGAATAGTAAACCACTCAGCTTCTGCCCAAGAATCAACTACACGTTTGGCGAAGGGGTTAGTTTTAGATAATTCTAAGACATCGTGGTAAGCATCATACACCAACAGGATTTTGCTGAGGGCATTAGCAGCATAAGCGGCAATTGGTTCTTTCCCTTGTCCACCCATTACCAGAGGGGTTTCAGATGAGTCGGAGAGGGATACTGTGGGTAATTGCAACAACTCTATTAAAGATTGCACGTTGTAACCGCCTACCATTGTTCCCAGCAATTCCACTGCTTGGATGGGAGAAATTAAGGGACTAGTAATTTCTTCTTTAGCAATGGCGGTGAGGAATCCAGCTTTGACGTAAGCTGCGCTATCAACACCAGGGGGTATGCGATCGCGCAATAAATGCAATAATGTATCTTCTTCCCCTTTTGGTGGATTCTTCAGTAATTCACATAATTCTGAGGTTTGCTTGGCATCTAATGGTAAAGGGGGAATACCGAGTTGGGCGCGTTCCGCAACATGCTGACGGTATTGTTCTAGCATTTTTGTTTTCTCTATTGGGATTTTCTTATCTTAATTATGGAATATTTTTAGGCAATAATTGGCTATCAAAATTTACCCTATTTTTATGACTAAAAACTTTAGTGATAATCGGTTAGCTGTGATTTTTTATATACTGAATGTATAGGTTTCGTCAAACAAATATAAATGTATAATTTGATTTACAAACTACTCGTTAAGGCAGGAAACAGACAAAGAATGATAATTGATATTGCTGGTTTAAGAGGGTGCTTGAAAAGTACCTCCATATATCATGTTGTAGCTTGCTTTCCCGTAGGGGTATGCAGCGTAGCAGAATGTAGGCGTTAGCCGAACCGCAGGGTGACATATCAGTATGTACTCAACTCAAAACCCTGGATTCTTCCTTACGCTGCGCTTGAGTCAAAATGACAAAATTATACCTTCACGGACTTTACAAACATCTCCTGAATTCTGACTTCTGAATTCTTCTTCAATGTTGGTTTAGCCAAGCTTCTAAATCAGCTACATTAGAAAAGTCTAGTAATGCTTCTCCTAAATTCTCTAATTGTTCAATCGATAATCCTCTAATTCGCTCGATTAATGATGCATCAATCTCACCAATACGGCGATTGAGTAGACGCAGTATTAAGCCTTGTTCTCCCTCTTGCCTGCCCTCTTGTCTGCCCTCTTGTCTACCCTCTTGTTTAGCTTGTTCTCTGTTTCTTTGATAAAGTGGTTCTAATCTCATAATTAACTCCCGATCATCTGTTTCTAATTCTTGATTTACTCTCAAGTTTTCGCGCAAGTTGTAAACTAATTCTAGGGTTGCTTGCTGGTATGGATAATCTAATGGTAACGCTTGCAGCTCGATAATCGCTTGTGACTGCACACTTCCCCTACCTAAAAGCCTCAACCATAAAGTCTCCGGTGTTGGCGGTAGTTGGTGTATGGCTACAATTGCTGTCCGCAAAGCATCTGGGAGAAAATGTACTCCTGATAACCAACCTGCTTTTTGCACAGTTCCAAAGCTAGATAATCTAGTTTCAGATACGGTAGGTGTCAGAACCCATAACTTGGGAGTTTCTGAATCCTGAAGTTTGGTTTTATTGGCTTTAGCTTCTCGTCGCAAGAAAGCCTTTACTTCTAATAATTTGAGAAGACAGTCGCAGATTTCATCGGTAGAAGCTGGATTGCGGAAAGGTTCTATGATTGCAGGTTGTTCGGCAAATCTTCCTAGCAAACCCAGTATTTGTAAGTTAGAGTTTTGCTGTTTAGCAGGAGTGAACAAAACATCTATTTCTTTAATCTCTCCTGCAACTTTTTCTTATGCTTTGACTTCGCCGTAATCTTGGAGTAATTCTTCTAGATAGTCTTTGGCGAATTTGTCATGTATAAAACGGGTCATTATTATAGAGACGCGACGAATGATATTTTCATAACCATCAAAAATTATATGCTGCGATCGCACTTTGGGGCTTCAGTCCACAATACAAGGAATATTGGGAAGACTACAGGAGTAGAGAGGATGCCTAAAAGTACAAGCTATCATGCAACCCCCACCTCACCCCCTACTGTGTACACACAAGCGATTTAATCACCCCAAAACCTTTAAAAGTAGGGTGTGTTATGCCGGAGGCTAACGCACCATCCGAGATTTGTGGTGCGTTAGGACTAAAGTCCATAACGCACCCTACCGAACTAAAATAATTAAACGCAGATAAACGCAGATAAACGCAGATAAATTTGTACTTCAGTGGTCTAGGAAAGGCTATAGTATGTGATACATTAACATCAATCCATTTTTTTAATCCGATTATTCGCACTCTCCATCCTACGCGATCGCCAAACTTCTCCCAGGCTTCTGAGTCATACTTGCCGTCAGCTTTACCACCAACGCTCAAGTAAATATTCTTCTGGACGCTGAAGCCAAAGTGTCCATCGCTGTATTTAACCCACAGTTGGTCAATGGTGCGTAAGTCTGTGCAGGGAAAGTTCACTAATGTTTTACTGCTCCATTTTCCCTTTAGAGCCTTGTTCATCGCCTCATAAGTCTCCTGATCTGCTCCTTTCCAGTTTCCTGCTGCGAGCAGATTACGCAGTTTAGTATAATCAATGCCTTGTTCAGATTTTAGTTCGTCAGGTTTCGCTAGTTGGACAACCGCCAATGGTATTACTAAACCTGCACTTCCCCAACCCACCCATTTCAAAAATTGTCTTCTGTTTGGTGTTTGAAAGGGTATATTGATTTCTGGACTTTCCCCTCTGATACCGCATTCTAATTGGTATAACGCTTCTTCATCACCTATTCCATTGGCAAAGCTCACCCAATGATGCTGTGCAAGAAAGAGCAAATCTTTTGGTATCTTTCCAACACCTGGTAGTAATACAGGAATTACGGTAGTAATATTCTCTGCGTTCACAAATTGACCGTAGAGTGCTGGTAACTCCTTAGTTTGCCATTTACCTAAGCCTTTTTTACCAATAAAAATAACGGCCGTTTTACTATTCAGAATTGCCTTTTGAATCTCAACTTGAAAAATTTGTCCTGCACGAATTTGCTCCTCATCTAACCACGGTTTTAGAACGACATATCTATAGGAATCCGATTTGATTTATGAAAAAATCTAAGTATCTGTAGGGTGCGTTAGGACGGAGTCCGTAACGCACCGAAGCCCGTGGACGGTGCAATCCCAGACTCTGGCGATTGCTACCCTTCGAGAAGCCGCTGACGCTCGAAGACTCGCTACCGCTTCGGTAACGCGTCTACGTTTCACTTCGTTCCACTCGCAATGACATATTACAAGTAATTTGCCGGACATGATATTACGCTAAATTTCAAATGATTTAGGATGGCTATATTGTTTCAGCAAGCCCTACATTAGTTTTATCAAGATGAGATGTTGGCTCTGCTTGTCAGCTTCAACTTCTTTATCATTGCTTTAACATTAAGGCTTAACATCGTCATCTTAAGACTTAACGTCGTCATCTTCAGGCTTAACATCGTCATCTTAAGACTTAACATCGTCATCTTAAGACTTAACATCGTTATCTTAAGACTTAACATCGTCACCTTAAGACTTAACGTCGTCATCTTCAGGCTTAACGTCATCATCTTAAGACTTAACGTCATCATCTTAAGACTTAACGTCATCATCTTCAGGCTTAACCCGCATTTCTCAGAAAACGGTAGAGGCTGGTTCAAAAATATGCTTCAATCATTCACAAATATCTGGTGAACCCGCCCCTATATCCTCTGAACGCAGATTTCATAAAGAGGAGTGAAAAAAACCGGGATAAAGATTTATAGAAGTATCTGTAAGATTTTTCACCAAATTCAGATACAATAATAAGTTTGTCCGTTGCATCCTGTTTTTTAGTATATGTCCAAAACATACACCGTTGAGATTCGCCACCAAGGCACAATTCATACCTTACAAGTGCCCGAAAACGAAACTATTTTATCAGTTGCTCAATCTTCTGGTTTGGACTTGCCGACTTCTTGCGGTGCAGGTGTTTGCACTACTTGCGCTGGGCAACTTAGCGAGGGAACTGTGGATCAAGCTGATGGTATGGGTGTTAGTCCAGAATTACAAAAACAAGGTTATGTATTGCTTTGTGTTGCTAAACCCCTTTCTGATTTGAAGCTGGAAACAGAGAAAGAAGACACACTTTATCAGTTGCAATTTGGCAGAAATAAGTAATCAGTAATCAGTTATCAGTTATCAGTTATCAGTTATCAGTTAACAAATTGTATACTGTTAACTGATATAGATGACTCTAGAAACTACAAAACAACAGGATTTACGCGATGACGACGCATTTTATTACAGCAGAAATTGACCTACAAGCCACTTCCACAGAATTAGAGAAAGTTATTGAGACAGAATTGCAAAAACAAGGTGAACCGTTACGCTGGGCAATTACCTCTGTTGATGATGAACAGCAAAAAGCTGTTGTAGAAGCTGTTGTGACTACAGTCGGTGCTGAGTCCTAAGTAGTTAGAAATGTTAAAAGATTTCAGGACTAAGGACTCAACTAAGCTAAAAACATCTAAATTGCATAATCACTTGATCAGATCGTCCTTGATCATTGGTCATTAATCATTCACGAATGACAAGTAACAAATGACAGTCCTAACAAGAGAATCTACAACTTGGGTGTAGGTTAGCTGATGCAAAGTCCTTACACTGCTATTTTAATTGTACCAACTGGCATTGGGGCAGCAATTGGCGGTTATGCTGGAGATGCCTTGCCTGTTGCCCGAACCATAGCGCAGGTTTGCGATCGCCTAATTACTCACCCCAATGTCCTTAACGGTGCTAGCCTATACTGGAACCTCCCCAATGCTTTTTATGTTGAAGGTTACGGACTTGACAAATTCGCCGCTGGATGCTGGGGTTTGCGACCTGTCCGCACGAACAAAATAGGTTTACTTTTAGACCAGGGAATAGAACCGGAATTGCGGCTGCGACACTTGCAGGCAGCCGATGCCGCTAGAGCAACCCTAGGTTTAAATCTGACAGATTATGTCATTACTGATGCACCATTAAACGTAGAATTACGTACCTCAATATCAGGGGCAAGTTGGGGGACAATTGGCAACCCAGATAGTTTATTGAGGGCGGCTGAAATATTAATTAACAAAGCGGGGGCAGAAGCGATCGCAGTTGTGGCTCGTTTCCCTGATGATATAGATGAAGTCGCAGTCCAAAACTACCGCCACGGCAAAGGAGTCGATCCCCTGGCGGGTGCAGAAGCCGTCATCAGCCATTTAATAGTGCGAACTTTTCAAATTCCTTGCGCCCATTCTCCAGCCCTAGCCAGCGCACCGCCAGATCCTGATTTATCACCCCGTTCAGCAGCCGAAGAATTAGGTTATACTTTTTTACCGAGCGTCCTTGTGGGATTGAGTCGCGCACCGCAGTTTATCATAGAGAAGGGACTAGTTGCATCCCTACAAGATGATATTTGGGCAGACCAAATTGATGCAGCGATCGTACCTGCAACCGCTTGTGGTAGCAGTGCCTTACTGAGTTTAAATCAGAAACGATGCCAAATCATCACTGTAGAAGAAAATAAAACTCAGATTAAAGTCCCTCCTCAACCGTTGGGAATCAAATCCATCAAGGTAAACTCATATTTAGAAGCAGTAGGTGTATTGGTAGCACACAAAGCAGGCATCAATCCCTTAGCTCTGAGTCCGAAAATATCTTCGTTAGAGTCACTTAGTTATTAGGCAATAGGCAATAGTTAGTAATATTTTCCCCCTGCTCCCTGCTCCCTGCTCCCTGCTCCCTGCCCCAGTCCCCATTCCCCATTCCCCAAACACTCGTGGTTGAACAACAAAAACAAGAACCAGAAATTCCATATTTGACGCGCATCCAAGTACTTGGAGCGATGGGAGCAACCGCAATTATTTTGTGGATAGTTGCCAAACTATGGCTGCGCTTTGGCGAATTTTCTTTATTTTCTTGGCATTTGAACGGTAGGGATTTCCTCTTAGGGTTGGGATTGGGATTAATTATCACTGCTTTGAGTGGTTTAGCTTATCGCTTTTGTGCCCCATACCGTAAAAGCGCAGATTATTACCTGGAATTAGTGCTGAAACCCTTAGAGTTACCAGATTTAATTTGGCTGGGATTGCTACCGGGTTTGAGTGAAGAATTGCTATTTCGGGGGGTAATGCTGCCAGCTTTAGGTGCTGATCTTGTGGCTGTAATTGTATCAAGTCTTTGTTTTGGTGTTTTACACCTCAGTGGTTCCGAACAATGGCCTTATGTGATTTGGGCAACTATTGTGGGGCTAATTCTTGGTTACAGCGCTCTGCTCACTGGTAACTTGTTAGTACCAATTGTTGCTCACATTTTGACAAATCTCATTTCTAGTTATTTTTGGAAAATGCAGAAACAGAATTAATCAGTTATCAGTTATCAGTTACTTGTCTTGAGCGAACTTGTACGCTCACAAGTCTAAGTAGTCTTCATGAGTCGAAGAATCAGTCTGTTAACTGATAACTGTTAACTGATAACTGTTTATCGTCGTTGTGCTGCTAAAGCGATCGCCTGGGGCAAAATTCTATGCTCCTGAATTTGAATCCTAGCATGGAGTGTTTCTGCTGTATCGTCTGGTAATACAGGTACTGCTGCTTGCACCAAAATTGGCCCGCTGTCTACCTCTAAACAAGCTAGATGTGCTGTACAGCCGGTGATTTTCACCCCAGCGGCTAAAGCCTGTTCTACTGCATGGATGCCCTTAAAACTGGGTAACAAGCTGGGATGAACATTAATCACTTTGTCAGTAAATGCATCCATTAGTACTTTTGTCAATAGACGCATCCAACCTGCCAAAATCACCCATTCTACATCATATTGCCGCAACTTCTCGACTATTTGGTGATCAAATTTTTCACGGCTTTTGTAGTCACGATGATTCAACAGCACAGCTTCTACACCCCGATTTGCTGCCCGCATC contains these protein-coding regions:
- the acnB gene encoding bifunctional aconitate hydratase 2/2-methylisocitrate dehydratase, whose protein sequence is MLEQYRQHVAERAQLGIPPLPLDAKQTSELCELLKNPPKGEEDTLLHLLRDRIPPGVDSAAYVKAGFLTAIAKEEITSPLISPIQAVELLGTMVGGYNVQSLIELLQLPTVSLSDSSETPLVMGGQGKEPIAAYAANALSKILLVYDAYHDVLELSKTNPFAKRVVDSWAEAEWFTIRPTVPKAITVTVFKVTGETNTDDLSPAQQATTRPDIPLHALAMLESRQPGSIETITELKKKGHPVAYVGDVVGTGSSRKSAINSVLWHMGNDIPFVPNKRAGGYILGSAIAPIFFNTAEDAGALPIQCDVTQLETGDVITIHPYKGEITNPSGEVITTFTLKPDTILDEVRAGGRIPLLIGRTLTDKTRLALGLEPSTLFIRPQAPEDTGKGYTLAQKMVGKACGLPGVRPGTSCEPIMTTVGSQDTTGPMTRDELKELACLGFSADLVMQSFCHTAAYPKPVDIKTHHDLPDFFAQRGGVALRPGDGIIHSWLNRMLLPDTVGTGGDSHTRFPLGISFPAGSGLVAFAAALGVMPLDMPESVLVRFKGELQPGITLRDIVNAIPYVAMQKGLLTVAKENKKNIFSGRILELEGLPDLKVEQAFELTDASAERSCAGCTIKLSPETIAEYLRSNISLLKNMIARGYHDERTILRRIAKMEEWLANPVLLEADADAEYAEIIEIDLNEIKEPIVAAPNDPDNVKLISAVANDPVQEVFLGSCMTNIGHYRATAKVLEGAGEVKTRLWIAPPTRMDEHQLKEEGVYSIFGAAGARTEMPGCSLCMGNQARVADGTTVFSTSTRNFNNRMGKGARVYLGSAELAAVCALLGRIPTVQEYLDIVANKIHPFAENLYRYLNFDQIAGFEDEGRVITKEQQALLV
- a CDS encoding GUN4 domain-containing protein; translated protein: MKSDSYRYVVLKPWLDEEQIRAGQIFQVEIQKAILNSKTAVIFIGKKGLGKWQTKELPALYGQFVNAENITTVIPVLLPGVGKIPKDLLFLAQHHWVSFANGIGDEEALYQLECGIRGESPEINIPFQTPNRRQFLKWVGWGSAGLVIPLAVVQLAKPDELKSEQGIDYTKLRNLLAAGNWKGADQETYEAMNKALKGKWSSKTLVNFPCTDLRTIDQLWVKYSDGHFGFSVQKNIYLSVGGKADGKYDSEAWEKFGDRVGWRVRIIGLKKWIDVNVSHTIAFPRPLKYKFICVYLRLSAFNYFSSVGCVMDFSPNAPQISDGALASGITHPTFKGFGVIKSLVCTQ
- a CDS encoding 2Fe-2S iron-sulfur cluster-binding protein; translated protein: MSKTYTVEIRHQGTIHTLQVPENETILSVAQSSGLDLPTSCGAGVCTTCAGQLSEGTVDQADGMGVSPELQKQGYVLLCVAKPLSDLKLETEKEDTLYQLQFGRNK
- a CDS encoding DUF3326 domain-containing protein; this encodes MQSPYTAILIVPTGIGAAIGGYAGDALPVARTIAQVCDRLITHPNVLNGASLYWNLPNAFYVEGYGLDKFAAGCWGLRPVRTNKIGLLLDQGIEPELRLRHLQAADAARATLGLNLTDYVITDAPLNVELRTSISGASWGTIGNPDSLLRAAEILINKAGAEAIAVVARFPDDIDEVAVQNYRHGKGVDPLAGAEAVISHLIVRTFQIPCAHSPALASAPPDPDLSPRSAAEELGYTFLPSVLVGLSRAPQFIIEKGLVASLQDDIWADQIDAAIVPATACGSSALLSLNQKRCQIITVEENKTQIKVPPQPLGIKSIKVNSYLEAVGVLVAHKAGINPLALSPKISSLESLSY
- a CDS encoding CPBP family intramembrane glutamic endopeptidase; amino-acid sequence: MVEQQKQEPEIPYLTRIQVLGAMGATAIILWIVAKLWLRFGEFSLFSWHLNGRDFLLGLGLGLIITALSGLAYRFCAPYRKSADYYLELVLKPLELPDLIWLGLLPGLSEELLFRGVMLPALGADLVAVIVSSLCFGVLHLSGSEQWPYVIWATIVGLILGYSALLTGNLLVPIVAHILTNLISSYFWKMQKQN
- the purN gene encoding phosphoribosylglycinamide formyltransferase, which codes for MSEIDAASASLIVPQIPSYEMKSSNPLKLGIMASGNGSNFEAIAQAIAAGQLNAQIQVLIYNNPGAKAAMRAANRGVEAVLLNHRDYKSREKFDHQIVEKLRQYDVEWVILAGWMRLLTKVLMDAFTDKVINVHPSLLPSFKGIHAVEQALAAGVKITGCTAHLACLEVDSGPILVQAAVPVLPDDTAETLHARIQIQEHRILPQAIALAAQRR